Genomic window (Phragmites australis chromosome 5, lpPhrAust1.1, whole genome shotgun sequence):
ttcttcataattaaatgaatattttaaatattaataaatttataaataaatattgagatgctaAAAATggtgaacataatttttttaacttctTTTATCATATTCGGTAAAAAAAACGAACGTAGCTTAGGCGCGCCAATTCACTAGTTCACCAAATTTAGCGATTTGTCCCCAATTATCCCAGCATACGAGGGTGattttgcaaaacaaaaaaaCTCTATCTTTCCATCCCGCAAACAATAACCCGCAACTAAATAGCGCTAAAACACTCGCGTCACGCACCGACGTCAACGGAGACGTGTCACCGGCGGCGAGAAGACCCAGAACCTTCTAGAGTTTTCCGGCCGCAATGGATCTCTGGGAGAGGGCCCGGGCCTTCGCCGGCGAGGCGGCCAAGCGGTCGCAGGAGCTGTCGGCGGAGGCGGCCAAGCGTTCGTCGGCGCTGGTCACGGAGACGGCGAAGAAGTCCAAGGAGATCTTCTCGGAGACCGCCTCCAAGTCGCGGGATATCGCCGCCGAGGCCACCAAGCAGGCCGACCTCCTCGCCGGGCAGATCAAGCACCTCGCCTCCGACCTCCCCGTGCCCTCGATCCCGCCCATCCCCTCCGCCGTGGCGCCGGAGCCCGACGCCGCCGAGCTCGAGCGCTACGGCATCGCCAACGACCTCCGCGACTTCGTCAAGGGCATGACCATAAACACCTTCCGCGACTTCCCCTTGCAAGGTGCGGTGTTTTCGTAGTTGGGTTTAGGGAATTCGAGGCTTTCAAGCTTCTGATCGGATATTTGGTCGTGCAGATGAGCCGGTGATGTCGGATGTGCCCACGGTGTCGAATGTGCGTCAGGATCTGAATGAGTGGCAGGCCAGGCATGCCACACTCGTCCTCTCGGCCGTCAAGGTTTTCTCATCATCGAACATTTTGTCAAGCAATTAACATAGTTTGATGCATCTGTGTCCTTGGGGATTGGGGTCTGTGGTGCGGTCGATAGATTGGTGTTGAATCCAATTATAAAAGAGCACACTGTATCGGCTGGCAAATCTGATTAGGTGTGTGCATATTGACTATTGAGATCGTAAAGGTTGTAGAATGCTGAGTTTGTAGCTTTGGGAAATTCAGAATAAAGGAGTCAGAATTATTATTTGTGATAGTAAAATATTGAGTTATCATTCTTGTGATGCTTAAGTGAATGTTGACTTAGACCCATGGGAAAATTCATATATGGTATTTCtggctcattttttttttggcatgaaGAAGCAAAGATGAAATATAGCCGGATATATTATCAAACCAAAAGTAGTAAAATGATAATATGTGAATCTGGCACCTACAGATAGGATATACTTTAACATGTTTGTGGTAAGTTTAAACTGATCAAAACATAGTTATTGGTAGGAAACTAATGAgagttcaaatttgaaatgcACGTTCTTTGTTAGGCGATATACAGCTATGATGTGTAAATTTGGTAGGCACATGGGCTAAGTTTTATAGTAGTTTGTGATAAAACTATGATGTGTAAATTTGAGCTCTATTCTGAACTTGCTTTCTGTTTGATGTTCTTcatatgtatttaattaattaccaCTTCGATCTCTGAGCTTTTATCAGACTAGGAAGTTAAAATATTATTCCCCTCTTAACCTTCATAACTTTTGTTCATAACCATCAAAGAGTTCTCCTAGTTTATTGTTATActgcctatttttttttttaaaaaaaagaaattggtATTGAGTAATGTTATCTTATTCCCAGGAAATTTCAAAGTTCAGATATGAGCTATGCCCAAGATACATGAAAGAGCGTAAATTTTGGCGGATTTATTTTTTGCTAGTAAACAATTACATAGCCCTGTGagttttctctcattttcagcTCATGTTGTACAGAGTATAATCTTCATGTGTTTTTTAAGCTTCTTGTCAATCTTGTGCACGATACATTCTATGCAGCAGAATGGAGGGTACGTATCATAATTTATCACAACTGGAATTAGCTTATTTTCAATGGTCCTGTTTCAAACCCTAGATTCGTGCACATTGGAATTGGTTTGATCTTTACTAGAACCCAGATAGCTGGACATTTATTCTTGGTATTATGTCCATTGAAGGAATTTAGAATCTTATTTGAGTTTGTATTTGTGAAATTCCCACTAATTGCAACAATAACTGCATTATATTGTGAGCATCGTTGATGGCATATTCCACCATGTATTATTTTTGGTTCTGCTGCTCTGATTTTTGGGTAATCATGTAGTTGTCTGTGTATGCCTTAATGATAGGTGGAAGAATGGAATTTACCTATAAATTATTAGTTATCGGACTGAATGTCTTAGTATTTCAGTAAAAGATTGCTTCGGTGGTGCTATCTATGTTCTATCATAGTGTTCTATTATAGTGTTAGTTTGGGCCTAGTTTTTCTGCGTATTATTGTATACTGACTTTAATATAATCCAAATAGTTTtgagaagaaatattttgacgaGCTGAAAGTGAaagcagaggaggaaaaaaaggATCCCCAGAAGGAAGTATCCCAGACCACAGAAGCTACAACTGCAGAAGAGAAAGACACAAAAGTGCCAAGCAAGACTTCTACTTCAACAAATCCGGAGCATGATCTGGATGTATTTCTTCTGGGAGATCTGGGCAGTGACGATGAGGGTCCTGGTATGTTATTTGGTTGCTTGGACTTGATCCATCTCATGAGTTTCTCTATATGCTTCTCAATTGTTGTAgatgatatatttatttttttgtttgattgtttcatccagatggtggtggtgatgggcTAGATGATGACTTTGATAAGATTGACAGTACCTCAGTAAGCACGCATATTCCCTTAAGAAATGAATTACTGTATTCACTAGCTAAAACCATTATTTAGTTGCCTACAGGCTGCAGCATTTGATATAACACATATACATTCTGGTATTTCATACCTTGTAGAATGTGGAGTTAAAGCGTGATGTGTTGTTATAGCATTGGATAACTAAGACATTTTATATTCGGGACTCAGGACTCCCCAGTATTATAGTATTGTCAATATGTAGCATCAATGTCATCCCATAGAATCTGTACACGTTACGTTGCTTCTCATGTTGTGGCGTGTCTGTTAAAACTTTACATATTTATAACAAGTAAGTTCATTGGTTTTCAGCGCTGCTATTTGGTTCATGCTGATAGCACTGCCTCGCTTTTGCAGGGATTGGAGAGTGATGACAATGAGAAAAATCCAGCAGCAGGAAAGGCAGAAGATACAAAGTAGCAGCCACAGATCAGTTGGTAAGAGTACGCTATGCTTTCCCAACTCGAGAGACGATGACGATGACACGGAACATTAGAATTCCAGATGCATGCCGTCTATTCATTTGTTATCCTTATCCCACGATGAAGCAATATTATGCctattgcaattttttattttgattaaacTCCCGAAATCTGTACCACTGTTGTGACCCTTTTTGTAGTCTGTTATGAAGGTGTTCTGCATATGATGACATTCTTTATAGGCATAAGGAATGTGCAATGAAATTTAGCCCCAAATGACTTATCGTGTGCAATGAAATTCTCAGGACGCGCAAAACTGCTTCACTTTCTTGGCTGTACATTTCTTGGCACCAGGTTGATTGGGAACAAGCAGCATGAATGGTTCGGTCGCAGCATTTCACCCGTGTTACGTGAACACAGACGAGAGACAGGTGCAGCCTAGTGTTGGTGACTGGCGAGGTAGTCAGATGGAGAATGAaactctatattttttttatagggtGGACCAAGAACACACATAACTACTCATGCACATCAGAAGACTCCAAACTCTTAATGTGCAAACACGCACATCCTACTAAATAAGTAGGTGTTTGCGTAGCCTTGCTTGGGCCTGAGCTAAATCGAAAGCGAGTGTGTACGCCAGGAGTCGAACACACAACCTGAACGCTAGCAGCCAGCGAGCATATCACCGAGCTACACGCTCGTTCGCAACTATATATCTTTTTGAGCACGAATCGATCGATGAGCGTCTAGTCATTACTCGTACCAACTGACGAACATCGAATCGTTTTTGCCCACCCACTGTTGGCAAGCCCATTAACAATCTTCACGTCCCCAAACCCGGCCTACCAAATTTGGGCCTTGCACACGATCCGGCATCCCCTAATGGATCCGCCCGGCTTCCTCGGCCCAGCCTAGCAAAAACGTGCGCCCGTTAGGCCCACACGACACTCCCCGCCCCCGCGCGGCGCCCGTCCCGTCCGTCCTCCTCACGCCCACGGCAGCGGCCGCACTGCACCACCAACCAATCTCCTCGTCTCCCACTCGGCCACATCACGCGGAACTCCACAAAAATCTCCACTCCCCACCCGCGCGCGGAGGAGGCAGCAGCCGCACCCGCGCGGCGCCACTGCCCCCCACCGCAACCCAAACTCCCCTCGCCCCTGCTGCCCCTCGCCACGCTCCCCAAACCCCACTCCACTCCCCACGCGCGCCGAGCAGCGGATTACCCAACAGAGACGCGGTCCCCCATGGCATCCGCCGTttcgctgctcctcctctcgtcCCCGCGCTCGCTCCACCGCGCGAGCCCGTCCCACCTCCTCAGCACCCCGCACCGGCGGGTTTCCCTCACCGGCTCCATCGCGGCCCCCCGCCCCCTCGCCGTCGCGCCGCGCGCCtccaacaacaacgacaacagCGGCGCGGTGGAGGCGCCCGACCGCCTCGTGGCCGCGGTCGCCTACCTCTATCCGTTCCTCGACGGCGCCCACCACGGCCGCTTCCTCCTCGCGCAGTTCCCCTTCTTCAGCGCGCTCCTCCGCCCGCTGGCCCCCGCCGCGCGCCTCTTCCACTCCTCGCCGTTCACGcctttcctcctcttcctcacgcTCTACTTCGCCATCGTGCGCAACCAGCAGGCATTCTCCCGCTTCGTCCGCTTCAACGCCATGCAGGCCGTCGCGCTCGACGTGCTGCTCATCTTCCCCGACCTGCTCGCGCAGTCCTTCGCGCCCTCCACGGGCGGCGGGGTCGGGTTCGAGATCTTCCAGAGCATGGAGAGCACTATCTTCCTCTTCCTATTCGTCTGCTTGGTGTACGGAGGTGGCGCGTGCCTGCTCGGGAAGACGCCACGGCTGCCCATCGTCGCTGATGCAGCCGAGCGCCAGGTGATGTGAGTTGCTTCGAATCTTGCTGGTGAGAAGGGGAAAAGGGGATCTGGTGTACACAAACATTTCAACTGTCCATTGATGCTTGCGAATGACAAGTTTAGTAGTATAGTTTACAGTTGCTGTCCATAACTCTAGCTACCAATTTAATGGATGCATTGTGGAAGGTTCATACAATGACATTACAACCCAGTGTATGGCCATATTTGTTGAATTGGGGAATTTTGAGAGAGCAATACATATACACTGTTGTACAATCTGAATTGCATTTACAAATGAGGAATGAATGAATCGGGGAGGTTTCTTGCTACCCTCCCCTAAGCAGCTTCCTTTGTATCCGAATGGAAGCTTAGGTCAGTAATGTGATTGCAATATAAATAAAAGAATTGCATCAGTTGCGGTGTGCTTCTGTGAAGTCATGGTCTAGACTTGGTGATGCTTATATTTCTAGTTTGAAGTAGATATCTAGCTTCGGTCGCACCGAAGCTTCTTGGTCACATGGATAGTTTCTTCACCTTCATTAGTCTGTCAAGTGAGGGCAAAATAAAGCGGTAAATAATTGACCGATTACATTTGAAATGAATAAACCATGACTCGAATCTTGAAAATTCGTAAACATTAACTTGTTGATATACTTTCATGCATGGTGATTACCTTCGAATTGTCATGTAGATTACTAtgttctctttctcttctgtcTATATTGATGTCTACAGATATATTAGTTTGAGATGGGTCTACTCCCGACCTTTTTAGAGCTTCTGTCAATCTATATA
Coding sequences:
- the LOC133919706 gene encoding uncharacterized protein LOC133919706; protein product: MDLWERARAFAGEAAKRSQELSAEAAKRSSALVTETAKKSKEIFSETASKSRDIAAEATKQADLLAGQIKHLASDLPVPSIPPIPSAVAPEPDAAELERYGIANDLRDFVKGMTINTFRDFPLQDEPVMSDVPTVSNVRQDLNEWQARHATLVLSAVKEISKFRYELCPRYMKERKFWRIYFLLVNNYIALFEKKYFDELKVKAEEEKKDPQKEVSQTTEATTAEEKDTKVPSKTSTSTNPEHDLDVFLLGDLGSDDEGPDGGGDGLDDDFDKIDSTSGLESDDNEKNPAAGKAEDTK
- the LOC133919709 gene encoding protein TIC 20-v, chloroplastic-like, yielding MASAVSLLLLSSPRSLHRASPSHLLSTPHRRVSLTGSIAAPRPLAVAPRASNNNDNSGAVEAPDRLVAAVAYLYPFLDGAHHGRFLLAQFPFFSALLRPLAPAARLFHSSPFTPFLLFLTLYFAIVRNQQAFSRFVRFNAMQAVALDVLLIFPDLLAQSFAPSTGGGVGFEIFQSMESTIFLFLFVCLVYGGGACLLGKTPRLPIVADAAERQVM